The sequence below is a genomic window from Deltaproteobacteria bacterium.
CGCTGGTCTCGTTCGTGGGGATAGTCGGAGGCCCAGAGGAGCGTGTGCTCCGGCACCAGGCGGGCGGTCTCGGGCAGCAGCGTCTCCTCCACCTCGGCGGCGAAGTAGATGTTGCCTTCCCGGAAATACTCGCTGGGCTTGCGCTTGCAGTTCGGCGAGTAGTGGCCCTTGCGCTCGTACTCTTCGTCCAGGCGGTCCATCAGGTAGGGGACCCAGCCCGCGCCGCACTCCAGCACGCCGAAGCGCAGCTTGGGGAACAGCTCGAACACGCCTTCACAGATCATCGCCACGATCTGCCGGAACTGCGCGAACGGATGCTCCAGGGTGTGCGCCACCATGAAGTTGCGGGTGTCGTCGATGCCCAGGTCCGGAAAGCTCATGCCGCCATGGGGTGACACCGGCACGTCCAGCCGCTGGGCCTCCTCCCACAAGGGGTAGAAGTCGGGTCCGCTGAAGAGCTTCCCGCCCGGGGCGGCGGAAGGCAGCACCGCGCCCACCATCCCCAGCTCCTCGACGGCCCGGCGAAGCTCCTTGACCGCCTCGTCGATGTCCTGGATGGGCAGCAGCGCCACGCCCACCAGGCGCGGGCTCACACGCATGAAACGGTCGTGCAGCCAGTCGTTGTAGGCCCGTGCCATGGTGATGGCCCACTCGTGGTCGCGGATGGCCGCGTGAGTGAGCCCCTGGGTCGGGTACAGCACGGTCAGCTCGATGCCGTTCTTGTCGAGGAAGTCGAGCCAATGCCCGGCGTTGGGTCCGGTGCCGCCGCCGACCCAGCCGCCCGGCTGCCTCAGCGAGCGCAGGTAGCCGTCCATGGTAAGGCCCGGCCAGAAACTGTAGGACCGGTGCCATTCCAGTTCAGCGTACGGACCGCCGATGTAGTCGCGAAGCTCGTCGTCGATCTCCATCACGTGCCCGTCGGCGTCGATGATGCGTTGTTGGGACATGGCCTTCTCCCTTCGGATCAATAGCGTTTCGATGCCGTAGATAGTAGCCCGGATGGCACGGTCGGGCAAGCTGGAAGGCGTCCGCGGCGGCTTTCTTCCCGCCTCTACCCATGTCAAAATTGATTCTCTATAATCGCAACCGGTGCATCCAAGCGAGGAGGTACGTGCCATGTCGAGACTGCGCGGTTTGATGTTGGCGGCAGCCGTCCTGGTCGTGTTCGCCACCGCGGCGTACGCGCAACGCGGCGCCGACGGCGAGCTCAGGATGCTCTACTGGCAGGCGCCGTCGGTCCTGAACCC
It includes:
- a CDS encoding amidohydrolase family protein produces the protein MSQQRIIDADGHVMEIDDELRDYIGGPYAELEWHRSYSFWPGLTMDGYLRSLRQPGGWVGGGTGPNAGHWLDFLDKNGIELTVLYPTQGLTHAAIRDHEWAITMARAYNDWLHDRFMRVSPRLVGVALLPIQDIDEAVKELRRAVEELGMVGAVLPSAAPGGKLFSGPDFYPLWEEAQRLDVPVSPHGGMSFPDLGIDDTRNFMVAHTLEHPFAQFRQIVAMICEGVFELFPKLRFGVLECGAGWVPYLMDRLDEEYERKGHYSPNCKRKPSEYFREGNIYFAAEVEETLLPETARLVPEHTLLWASDYPHERDQRDFSEDIPHLLGREDLSDELKHKILFENPLRFYPRLRARLDATAVASREAAGAQA